In the genome of Staphylococcus durrellii, one region contains:
- the tarA gene encoding N-acetylglucosaminyldiphosphoundecaprenol N-acetyl-beta-D-mannosaminyltransferase TarA, whose protein sequence is MVEKEHNQKINVLSVYFDNVSMVDMRLDIKKYFEQQQQKNLFIVTANPEIVDFASSNKAYRNLINSADYVIADGTGVVKASKLLKTPLQERVPGIELMEECLKIAHTNKQRVFLLGSKNDVVDQARENLVAKYPNITFGHHHGYIDVDDMDVLEIIKNFNPDYVFVAMGYPKQEQWIDKHREQFKRTVLMGVGGSLEVFGGVKKRAPQIIRSLNLEWVYRLIIDWKRLGRIKSIPIFLYKVGKQMRAKK, encoded by the coding sequence ATGGTGGAAAAAGAACATAATCAAAAAATAAATGTCTTATCTGTTTATTTTGACAATGTCTCTATGGTTGATATGAGATTGGATATAAAAAAATATTTTGAACAACAACAACAAAAAAATTTATTTATCGTTACTGCAAATCCAGAAATAGTTGATTTCGCATCAAGTAACAAAGCTTATCGTAATCTTATTAATAGTGCAGATTATGTTATTGCAGATGGTACAGGTGTCGTCAAAGCTTCGAAACTTTTGAAAACACCACTACAAGAAAGAGTCCCAGGTATTGAATTAATGGAAGAATGCTTGAAAATTGCACACACAAATAAACAACGTGTATTTTTATTAGGATCAAAAAATGATGTTGTTGATCAAGCTCGTGAAAATTTAGTTGCAAAGTATCCTAACATTACATTTGGACATCATCATGGATATATTGATGTAGATGATATGGATGTTTTAGAGATAATTAAAAATTTTAATCCGGATTATGTGTTTGTAGCCATGGGATACCCGAAACAAGAACAATGGATTGACAAACATAGAGAGCAATTTAAGCGCACTGTGCTTATGGGTGTAGGTGGATCATTAGAAGTTTTTGGTGGCGTAAAAAAGAGGGCACCCCAAATAATACGTAGCTTAAACTTAGAATGGGTTTACCGTTTGATTATTGACTGGAAACGATTAGGTAGAATTAAAAGTATTCCGATATTTTTATATAAAGTAGGGAAACAAATGAGAGCAAAAAAATAA
- a CDS encoding M50 family metallopeptidase, which produces MDKIHAFFSSTIQLHISWVIFLGLLYIVIHQYRHKPLNRILDIYFNYIPVLTHEFGHIIFNKISGGKARDFVIVASPNERMHTSQQGYAITQSRNRLGQIITTLGGYVMPPIMLYLGFLAIHWQYPSIFITLYVFIFCYFVVLTSRKLLPIIIVILLCLLLYFTVHNNYQLMMFYLISISYHFILGVLFGEILQSSWTISKLTLSRHVTEWDGSTLSKLTNIPTLIFSLFWIIINLFILYKSATLFI; this is translated from the coding sequence ATGGACAAAATACATGCATTTTTCAGTTCGACAATACAATTACATATTAGTTGGGTTATTTTTTTAGGATTACTGTATATCGTCATTCATCAGTATAGACACAAACCTCTTAATCGTATATTAGATATTTATTTCAATTATATACCAGTACTAACTCATGAATTCGGTCATATTATTTTTAATAAAATTAGTGGCGGTAAAGCACGAGATTTTGTTATTGTTGCTTCACCTAATGAGCGCATGCATACATCCCAGCAAGGTTATGCGATAACTCAATCAAGAAATCGTTTAGGACAAATTATTACAACATTAGGTGGTTATGTTATGCCCCCTATCATGTTATATTTAGGCTTTTTAGCCATTCATTGGCAATATCCGAGCATATTCATAACGTTATATGTATTTATATTTTGTTACTTTGTCGTACTCACTTCACGTAAATTATTGCCAATTATTATTGTGATACTTTTGTGTCTGTTACTCTATTTTACAGTGCATAACAACTACCAATTAATGATGTTTTATCTTATTTCAATTAGTTATCACTTTATTTTAGGTGTTTTATTCGGTGAAATATTACAATCTTCTTGGACAATTTCCAAATTAACTCTGAGTAGACATGTAACTGAATGGGACGGCTCAACATTGAGCAAACTTACTAATATTCCTACACTCATATTTAGTCTTTTTTGGATTATCATAAACTTATTTATTTTATATAAATCAGCGACTCTTTTCATATAA
- the mntC gene encoding manganese ABC transporter substrate-binding lipoprotein MntC has translation MKKILPIILLCVLFIAACGNDKKTSTSGNEDKLKVVATNSIIYDMAKNVAGDNIELHSIVPIGQDPHEYEVKPKDIKALTDADVVLYNGLNLETGNGWFEKALKQAGKSMKDDNVVAVSKKVDPIYLEGAKGDKDKLDPHAWLSLENGIKYTETIQETLLNKTKKHKDAIEKMSNTYLTQLKDLNDESHNKFKDIPKNERTIVTSEGAFKYFARQYEIKPGYIWEINTEKQGTPDQMKAAIKFVKDNNVKHLLVETSVDRKIMEGLSEETKKDIYGEIYTDSIGKQGSEGDSYYKMMKYNIETIHGSMK, from the coding sequence ATGAAAAAAATACTTCCAATAATACTACTTTGTGTTTTATTTATTGCCGCTTGCGGTAATGATAAAAAAACATCCACATCTGGCAACGAAGACAAACTAAAAGTGGTTGCCACAAATTCCATTATTTATGATATGGCCAAAAATGTAGCCGGAGATAATATTGAATTACATAGTATCGTTCCAATCGGTCAAGACCCACACGAATATGAAGTTAAACCAAAAGATATTAAAGCACTGACAGATGCTGACGTAGTACTATATAATGGTTTAAATTTAGAAACTGGAAATGGTTGGTTCGAAAAAGCTTTAAAACAAGCAGGAAAGTCTATGAAAGATGACAACGTAGTAGCCGTATCGAAAAAAGTTGACCCAATATATCTAGAAGGTGCTAAAGGAGACAAAGATAAATTAGACCCACATGCTTGGTTAAGCTTGGAAAACGGTATTAAATATACTGAGACAATTCAAGAAACTTTATTAAATAAAACTAAAAAACATAAAGATGCAATTGAAAAAATGAGTAACACATATCTGACTCAACTTAAGGATTTAAACGATGAAAGTCATAATAAATTCAAGGACATTCCTAAGAATGAACGTACAATTGTTACAAGTGAAGGCGCGTTTAAATATTTTGCTAGACAATATGAAATTAAACCTGGCTATATTTGGGAAATCAACACTGAAAAGCAAGGTACACCTGATCAAATGAAAGCAGCAATTAAATTTGTGAAAGACAATAATGTTAAACATTTACTTGTTGAAACAAGTGTTGATCGTAAGATTATGGAAGGTTTAAGTGAAGAAACTAAAAAAGATATCTACGGTGAAATATATACCGATTCAATTGGTAAACAAGGCAGTGAGGGTGACTCTTACTACAAAATGATGAAATATAATATTGAAACCATTCACGGCAGTATGAAATAA
- a CDS encoding cation:proton antiporter, whose protein sequence is MEIFETLLIFIAVVIVSSFVHTFLSRMPLAFIQIFLGMLLYVTPVPVQFQFDSELFMVALIAPLLFVEGVQVSRVHLRRYIKPVLMMALGLVVTTVIVVGLFVHWIWPELPMAAAFALAAILCPTDAVAVKAITNGKILPKGSMTILEGESLLNDAAGIISFKIAVAALITGTFSIVNAIEQFLISSIGGFIVGLIIGLVFVRIRVTLTRRGIENVNMFTFIQLITPFITYLVAEMFHASGIIAAVVAGLVHGFERDRIAQARTRLQMSYNHTWNTLGYVLNGFVFSILGYLIPEVVGRIIKNEPHNLAFLIVVTFLVALAIYVFRFLWVLVLYPYFYLPISPFQKMITHNEEDSMSSEAPPKRGTYAFIMSICGVHGTISLAIALTLPYMLANHHSFSFRDDLLFISSGMVIISLVVAQFIVPLVTPAATQPKQKGMNYKQARIYILEKVIDSLNQMSTIESSFRYGSVIKDYHDKLAFLKSVENEDEDAKELQRLQKIAFDAENNTLNTLVENGDITTSVLDNYMRYAERTQIYKQASLIQRLKVEFRAFILKRRIKTRMKTNAASSLSIVDNLVEISNVMRTVHYRVVSRLSKETTEENKLEVGMICDGYLLRIENLTPKNFFDQKNETSITKVKLTALKEQRRILNQLVEDEDITEATALKIRESINYDEMVLVDSLT, encoded by the coding sequence ATGGAAATATTTGAAACACTATTGATTTTTATAGCGGTAGTTATTGTTAGTTCTTTTGTACATACATTTCTGTCTAGAATGCCATTGGCGTTTATACAAATATTTTTAGGTATGTTGCTTTATGTAACTCCCGTTCCGGTACAGTTCCAATTTGATAGTGAATTATTTATGGTAGCCTTAATTGCACCTTTACTATTCGTTGAAGGCGTACAAGTATCTCGAGTGCACTTAAGACGGTATATTAAGCCTGTTTTAATGATGGCGCTAGGATTAGTTGTTACAACAGTTATCGTCGTTGGGTTATTTGTCCACTGGATTTGGCCCGAATTGCCTATGGCTGCAGCATTTGCTCTAGCTGCAATCTTATGTCCTACCGATGCTGTTGCTGTAAAAGCTATAACTAATGGTAAAATTTTGCCTAAAGGTTCTATGACTATTTTAGAGGGTGAATCGTTACTTAATGATGCAGCTGGTATCATATCTTTTAAAATAGCCGTAGCTGCCTTAATTACCGGTACGTTCTCTATCGTGAACGCGATAGAACAATTTTTAATATCCTCTATTGGCGGTTTTATCGTTGGTTTGATTATCGGATTAGTTTTCGTCAGAATAAGAGTAACGCTAACGCGTAGAGGTATAGAAAATGTAAATATGTTTACATTTATTCAATTAATTACGCCATTTATTACTTATTTAGTGGCGGAAATGTTCCATGCATCTGGTATTATTGCTGCTGTAGTTGCAGGGTTAGTACATGGATTTGAACGTGATCGTATAGCTCAAGCGCGAACAAGGTTGCAAATGAGTTACAATCATACTTGGAATACTTTAGGTTATGTATTAAATGGTTTTGTGTTTTCTATTTTGGGTTATTTAATTCCAGAAGTTGTGGGTCGTATCATTAAAAATGAACCACACAATTTAGCCTTTTTAATAGTAGTAACATTTTTAGTTGCTTTAGCTATTTATGTATTTAGATTTTTATGGGTCCTCGTATTATATCCTTATTTTTATTTACCAATCAGTCCCTTCCAAAAAATGATTACGCATAACGAAGAGGATTCTATGAGCTCAGAAGCACCTCCTAAAAGAGGAACTTATGCCTTTATCATGTCAATTTGTGGTGTGCACGGAACCATTTCTCTTGCCATTGCCTTGACGTTGCCTTACATGCTGGCAAATCACCATTCCTTCTCCTTTAGAGATGATTTGTTATTTATTTCCTCAGGCATGGTTATAATTAGTTTAGTAGTAGCACAATTTATCGTACCACTCGTTACACCTGCTGCAACTCAACCTAAACAAAAAGGCATGAATTATAAACAAGCACGAATTTATATTCTAGAAAAAGTTATAGATAGCTTAAATCAGATGTCAACGATAGAATCTAGCTTTAGATACGGCAGTGTTATAAAAGACTATCATGATAAACTTGCATTCTTAAAATCTGTAGAAAATGAAGATGAGGATGCGAAGGAACTACAAAGATTACAAAAGATAGCTTTCGATGCCGAAAATAATACGCTAAATACTTTAGTTGAAAATGGTGATATTACGACCAGTGTACTCGATAACTATATGCGTTATGCAGAGCGAACTCAAATCTATAAGCAAGCTTCACTTATTCAACGTCTAAAAGTAGAATTTCGTGCCTTTATTTTAAAAAGAAGAATTAAAACCCGCATGAAAACAAATGCAGCTTCATCGTTATCTATTGTTGATAATTTAGTAGAAATCTCTAATGTAATGAGAACAGTGCATTATCGTGTTGTAAGTAGATTAAGTAAAGAAACCACAGAAGAAAATAAACTAGAAGTAGGCATGATTTGTGATGGATACTTACTTAGAATCGAAAACTTAACACCGAAAAACTTCTTTGATCAAAAAAATGAAACATCTATTACTAAAGTGAAATTAACTGCGCTCAAAGAGCAACGCAGAATTTTAAATCAATTAGTAGAGGATGAAGATATTACAGAAGCGACAGCACTTAAAATTAGAGAATCCATTAATTACGATGAAATGGTGCTCGTTGATAGTTTAACTTAA
- a CDS encoding ABC transporter permease yields the protein MNAVWLVFKEHFKNFYLIKRLAEFQLRLSNHSNYLGMAWELLNPGLQIAVYWFVFGLGMRSNAPHDGVPFIYWLIVGISMWFFVNQGVLEGTKAIASKYNHVAKMKFPLSIIPTYIVFSRFYGHIGLLAIVMVICYFAGYHPSIYTVQLLLYVPYAFILTAAISLVTSTLGVLIRDTQMAMQAFMRIVFFVSSILIVPPKGIVTDVMQLNPVYYLAESYRAAILYKDWYFISHWELTVYNIAIVIVLFVVGSILHVRYRDHFADFM from the coding sequence ATGAATGCAGTATGGTTAGTATTTAAAGAGCATTTTAAAAATTTCTATTTAATTAAAAGATTAGCAGAATTTCAACTTAGATTATCAAACCATAGTAACTATTTAGGAATGGCCTGGGAACTTTTAAATCCTGGCTTACAAATAGCAGTTTATTGGTTTGTATTTGGTCTAGGGATGAGAAGTAACGCACCACATGATGGCGTCCCTTTTATTTATTGGTTAATCGTGGGTATTAGTATGTGGTTCTTTGTAAACCAAGGTGTATTAGAAGGAACAAAAGCGATCGCCAGTAAGTATAATCATGTGGCGAAAATGAAATTTCCGTTATCTATCATACCAACCTATATCGTATTTAGTAGGTTTTATGGGCATATAGGATTACTAGCGATTGTTATGGTTATATGTTATTTTGCTGGTTACCATCCTTCTATTTATACAGTACAATTGTTGTTATACGTGCCTTATGCTTTTATTTTAACAGCAGCAATTTCATTAGTGACTTCAACATTAGGGGTGCTAATTCGAGATACACAAATGGCAATGCAAGCCTTCATGAGAATTGTGTTCTTCGTATCATCAATTTTAATCGTACCACCTAAAGGAATTGTCACTGATGTAATGCAACTTAATCCAGTTTATTATTTAGCAGAAAGCTATAGAGCGGCTATTTTATATAAAGATTGGTACTTTATCAGTCATTGGGAATTGACAGTATATAATATCGCTATTGTTATCGTGCTATTTGTTGTTGGTTCGATTTTACATGTGAGATATAGAGATCATTTTGCTGACTTTATGTAA
- the tagH gene encoding teichoic acids export ABC transporter ATP-binding subunit TagH — MTVSVNIENVSKEYRIYRNNKERIKDVLVPFHKNKTFYALNDLSLTAHEGDVIGLVGINGSGKSTLSNMIGGSLAPSAGNISRNGEVSVIAINAGLNGQLTGMENIEFKMLCMGFNKKEIKEHTPQIVEFSELGEFIYQPVKKYSSGMRAKLGFSINITTNPDILVIDEALSVGDQTFAQKCLDKIYEYKEQKKTIFFVSHNMKQVKDFCSKIAWIEGGKLKEFGEIDAILPQYEKFLNDFKKRSAQEQKKFRTDLDSSRFVVK; from the coding sequence ATGACTGTATCGGTAAACATTGAAAACGTATCGAAAGAATACCGTATTTATCGCAACAATAAAGAACGTATTAAAGATGTTTTAGTCCCATTCCATAAAAACAAAACGTTTTATGCACTAAATGATTTATCATTAACTGCCCACGAAGGTGATGTTATTGGACTAGTAGGTATCAATGGTTCGGGTAAATCTACGTTAAGTAACATGATAGGCGGATCACTTGCTCCAAGTGCTGGTAACATTTCACGTAACGGTGAAGTAAGTGTTATCGCAATTAACGCAGGATTAAATGGTCAATTAACAGGTATGGAAAATATCGAATTCAAAATGCTGTGCATGGGCTTCAACAAAAAAGAAATTAAAGAACATACGCCGCAAATTGTTGAATTCAGTGAGCTTGGAGAGTTCATTTACCAACCCGTAAAAAAATACTCAAGTGGTATGCGCGCCAAATTAGGATTTTCAATTAATATTACTACTAATCCTGATATTTTAGTAATTGATGAAGCATTATCTGTCGGCGACCAAACTTTCGCTCAAAAATGTTTAGACAAAATTTATGAATATAAGGAACAGAAAAAAACAATTTTCTTTGTGAGTCATAATATGAAACAAGTTAAAGATTTTTGTAGTAAAATCGCTTGGATTGAAGGCGGTAAACTAAAAGAATTCGGCGAAATAGATGCAATCCTACCCCAATACGAAAAGTTCTTGAATGACTTTAAGAAACGTTCAGCTCAAGAACAGAAAAAATTCAGAACAGATTTGGATAGTTCTCGATTCGTAGTTAAATAA
- a CDS encoding Na+/H+ antiporter subunit G, with translation MPTISEIVNLIAALMMFLGSIIALISAIGLIKFQDVFLRSHAATKSSTLSVLLTLLGVIVYFVSAQSYLSVRLILALVFINLTSPVGGHLISRAAYRTGAYMYRKSDNVGNTNILLSANEKSSFEQLKERAQKREELRQKKYQEDHDY, from the coding sequence ATGCCAACAATAAGCGAAATCGTTAACCTAATAGCGGCGTTAATGATGTTTTTAGGGAGCATTATAGCTTTAATAAGTGCTATTGGCTTAATCAAATTTCAAGACGTATTTTTGCGAAGCCATGCAGCTACAAAAAGTTCTACATTATCAGTGTTACTTACATTATTAGGCGTTATTGTCTATTTTGTTTCTGCACAAAGTTATCTAAGTGTTAGATTGATATTAGCATTAGTATTTATCAATCTAACTTCTCCAGTAGGGGGACATTTAATATCGAGAGCTGCATACCGTACAGGAGCATATATGTATCGTAAAAGTGACAATGTTGGGAACACAAATATTTTATTAAGTGCGAATGAAAAAAGTAGTTTTGAACAACTAAAAGAACGTGCACAAAAGCGTGAAGAATTGAGACAAAAAAAATATCAAGAAGATCATGATTATTAA
- a CDS encoding metal ABC transporter permease: protein MIEFFQHLFSYQFLNRALIIAIVVGIVCGTVGSLIVLRGLALMSDAMSHAVLPGVALSFVFGIPLYVGALLTSMIASVLIGFITTGSKTKPDAAIGICFTAFLSIGIIIISLIHSTTDLYHILFGNILAITSSSFWTTIVVSITVVLLIIIFFRPLMISTFDETFSKMSGLNTTLIHYFVMLMLSMVTIASIQTVGIILVVALLITPASAAYLIAKSLPLMMIIASTISIISSIIGMYFSYIYNIPSGATIVLCAFILYIIIFVFVKIHNKKGLAT, encoded by the coding sequence ATGATTGAGTTTTTCCAACATTTATTTAGCTACCAATTCCTAAATCGTGCGCTTATTATCGCTATTGTAGTTGGTATTGTTTGTGGCACTGTTGGTAGTTTAATCGTTTTAAGAGGTTTAGCACTAATGAGCGATGCGATGAGCCACGCCGTATTACCTGGTGTAGCCTTATCCTTTGTCTTCGGCATCCCTCTTTACGTTGGCGCCCTACTTACAAGTATGATTGCAAGTGTACTTATAGGCTTTATCACAACGGGAAGCAAAACTAAGCCTGACGCAGCAATAGGTATATGTTTCACTGCATTTCTTTCAATAGGAATTATCATTATTAGCCTAATACACAGTACGACAGATTTATATCACATTTTATTTGGGAATATTTTAGCGATTACATCGTCTTCATTTTGGACGACAATCGTAGTAAGCATCACAGTCGTATTACTTATAATCATCTTCTTCAGACCTTTAATGATTTCTACATTTGATGAAACATTTAGTAAAATGAGCGGTTTAAATACAACTTTAATTCATTATTTTGTAATGCTCATGCTTTCTATGGTAACAATAGCGAGTATTCAAACAGTAGGCATTATTTTAGTTGTAGCATTATTAATTACGCCTGCCAGTGCAGCATATTTAATCGCAAAAAGTTTACCTTTAATGATGATAATTGCCAGCACTATTAGCATCATTAGTTCAATCATTGGTATGTATTTCAGTTACATATATAACATACCTAGTGGCGCTACCATCGTTTTATGTGCCTTTATTCTCTATATTATTATATTTGTTTTTGTCAAAATTCATAATAAGAAAGGATTAGCAACATGA
- a CDS encoding metal ABC transporter ATP-binding protein, which produces MLEIKNLNLYINNKHVLEDINLSIPVAGEIIGIMGPNGAGKSSLLKSLIGEFKATGDKLLLHKPLTSSFKYITYIPQKSNIDLDFPINVSDVVISGAYKNIGWFKSVDKNHKARLNQLLDILELQDLKSRQISQLSGGQLQRVLVARALMNDSDLYLLDEPFVGIDFHSEQLIIELINQLKANNKLVMIVHHDLSKATDYFDRIILLNRNVRFFGPSDIAMQPKNLNDAFLNHQSTFTSENVTAEVIT; this is translated from the coding sequence ATGTTAGAAATAAAGAATCTAAACCTATATATTAATAATAAACATGTACTGGAGGACATCAATTTATCTATACCTGTAGCGGGAGAAATAATAGGTATTATGGGGCCAAATGGTGCAGGTAAAAGTTCATTATTAAAATCTCTGATAGGTGAATTTAAAGCTACTGGAGATAAGTTATTATTACATAAACCACTGACCTCATCATTCAAATATATAACTTACATACCTCAAAAATCTAATATCGACCTAGATTTTCCCATCAATGTATCAGATGTCGTAATATCTGGTGCCTATAAAAACATAGGCTGGTTTAAAAGCGTAGATAAAAACCACAAAGCTCGTTTAAATCAACTCTTAGACATACTGGAGTTGCAAGATTTAAAATCTCGTCAAATTTCCCAATTAAGTGGTGGGCAACTACAACGTGTACTTGTTGCACGCGCTTTAATGAATGATAGTGATCTTTACTTATTAGATGAACCCTTTGTAGGTATAGACTTTCATAGTGAGCAACTCATCATAGAATTAATTAACCAATTAAAGGCTAATAATAAGCTTGTTATGATAGTACATCATGACCTGTCAAAAGCCACAGATTATTTTGATCGTATAATTTTGCTTAATCGCAATGTTAGATTTTTTGGGCCAAGTGACATCGCCATGCAGCCTAAAAATTTAAATGATGCATTTTTAAACCATCAATCTACTTTTACGTCAGAGAATGTTACCGCTGAGGTGATAACATGA
- a CDS encoding ABC transporter permease, whose amino-acid sequence MNSVYIVLKEHIKNIYLIKRLADFQLRISNHNNYLGLGWELINPTFQILIYWFVFGLGVRQNSSVEGIPFIFWLLVGISMWFFVNQGVLDGTKAITSKYRQVSKMKFPLSILPSYIVFSKFYAHILLLVIVMLICVTGGYHPTIYTLQLLIYIPYALILTISIALLTSTLSLLIRDLQVAMQAFMRIIFFVSSILYPAKTATVLFVMKLNPIYFLAESYRAAIFHHEWYFITHWHIAVYNLVLVIVLFIVGSILHMRYRDTFDDYL is encoded by the coding sequence GTGAATTCGGTATATATAGTATTAAAAGAACATATTAAAAATATATATTTAATAAAAAGATTAGCCGACTTCCAATTAAGGATATCTAACCATAATAACTATTTAGGTTTAGGTTGGGAACTTATTAATCCAACATTTCAAATACTAATTTATTGGTTTGTTTTTGGTTTAGGTGTACGTCAAAATAGTTCTGTAGAAGGCATTCCTTTTATTTTTTGGTTACTAGTAGGAATTAGCATGTGGTTCTTCGTTAACCAAGGTGTATTAGATGGCACAAAAGCTATAACTTCTAAATATCGACAAGTTTCAAAAATGAAATTTCCACTGTCTATATTACCTAGTTATATAGTCTTTAGTAAATTTTATGCACATATTTTGTTGCTAGTCATCGTGATGTTAATTTGTGTAACAGGCGGTTATCATCCAACTATTTATACATTGCAGTTACTCATTTATATTCCTTATGCATTGATCTTGACTATTTCAATCGCACTTTTAACTTCAACTTTAAGTTTGTTAATTAGAGATTTACAAGTGGCTATGCAAGCATTTATGAGGATTATATTTTTTGTATCTTCTATTTTGTATCCTGCTAAGACAGCTACTGTTTTATTTGTGATGAAATTAAATCCGATTTATTTTTTAGCGGAATCTTATAGGGCTGCTATATTTCATCATGAATGGTATTTTATTACCCATTGGCATATAGCCGTCTATAACCTTGTACTTGTAATTGTTTTATTTATAGTTGGTTCGATATTGCATATGCGTTATAGAGATACATTTGATGATTACTTATAA
- a CDS encoding metal-dependent transcriptional regulator — protein sequence MLTEEKEDYLKAILTHEGDVTFVSNKKLSQYLNIKPPSVSEMINRLEKSNYVETKPYKGVMLSGEGLSYTLDIIKRHRLIELFLIQILEYNWEEVHQEAEVLEHRVSHLFMERLDKLLNYPTTCPHGGVIPRNKQYKEIYTDNLLSFEAGDIVSIKRVRDRTELLIYLSSKEISIGDEVKIINKDETNKVVMVQKDDNITILSYDNAEHIYAEK from the coding sequence ATGCTGACAGAGGAAAAAGAGGACTATTTGAAGGCGATATTGACACACGAAGGCGACGTAACATTCGTTTCAAATAAGAAGTTATCTCAATATCTTAATATAAAACCACCTTCAGTTAGCGAAATGATTAATAGATTAGAGAAATCAAATTATGTTGAAACCAAGCCTTATAAAGGTGTTATGTTATCTGGAGAAGGTTTGTCATATACATTAGATATTATTAAACGTCACCGTTTAATAGAATTATTTTTAATACAAATATTAGAATATAATTGGGAAGAAGTGCATCAAGAAGCAGAAGTGTTAGAACATCGCGTTTCTCATTTGTTTATGGAAAGATTAGATAAATTACTAAATTATCCAACTACATGTCCTCATGGAGGCGTAATTCCAAGAAATAAGCAGTATAAAGAAATTTATACTGACAACTTGTTATCTTTTGAAGCGGGAGATATAGTAAGCATTAAAAGAGTAAGAGATAGAACAGAGTTGCTTATTTATCTCTCAAGCAAAGAAATTTCTATTGGTGACGAAGTTAAGATTATTAATAAAGATGAAACAAATAAAGTAGTTATGGTTCAAAAAGATGATAATATTACGATTCTGAGCTATGACAATGCTGAACACATTTATGCTGAAAAGTAA
- the mnhF2 gene encoding Na+/H+ antiporter Mnh2 subunit F, translating to MIASVTNFFITSSIIVFGIALLLSLFRLIKGPTTADRVVAFDASSAILMSIVGVMSVVFGTFSFLDSILLIAIISFVSSVSISRFIEGGHVFNANNKRNR from the coding sequence ATGATAGCATCGGTAACAAACTTTTTTATAACAAGTTCGATCATAGTTTTTGGCATAGCGTTATTGCTTAGTTTATTCAGGCTTATAAAAGGTCCGACGACTGCAGATAGAGTAGTAGCTTTCGATGCCTCGAGTGCAATATTGATGTCTATCGTTGGTGTAATGAGTGTTGTATTTGGTACATTCTCATTTCTAGATTCTATTTTATTAATTGCCATTATTTCATTTGTTAGTTCTGTGTCTATATCGCGGTTTATTGAAGGGGGGCACGTTTTCAATGCCAACAATAAGCGAAATCGTTAA
- the mnhE2 gene encoding Na+/H+ antiporter Mnh2 subunit E, with protein sequence MRQVVLNVIIAFLWVLFQDEDAFKVTTFFSGYLVGLIVIYILHRFFGQEFYLKKVWVAIKFLAVYLYQLITSSMTTINYILFKTQDMNPGLVTYETKLTSDWSVSFLTILIIITPGSTVIRISKEKKKFFIHAIDISEKERQKLLKSIRQYEGLILEVAE encoded by the coding sequence ATGAGACAAGTTGTATTGAACGTCATCATTGCCTTTTTATGGGTGCTTTTCCAAGATGAAGATGCCTTTAAAGTAACCACTTTCTTCTCCGGATATTTAGTTGGTTTGATAGTTATATATATACTCCATCGATTTTTCGGACAAGAATTCTATCTTAAAAAGGTTTGGGTAGCCATAAAATTTTTAGCAGTTTATTTGTATCAACTAATAACTTCTAGTATGACTACTATTAATTATATTTTGTTTAAGACGCAAGACATGAATCCTGGTTTAGTGACTTATGAAACAAAATTAACGAGTGATTGGAGCGTTTCATTTTTAACAATATTAATTATCATTACGCCAGGGTCTACAGTTATTCGTATTTCTAAGGAGAAAAAGAAATTTTTTATTCATGCTATAGATATTTCAGAAAAAGAACGACAAAAGTTGTTGAAAAGTATTAGACAATACGAAGGACTCATATTGGAGGTGGCAGAATGA